A part of Streptantibioticus cattleyicolor NRRL 8057 = DSM 46488 genomic DNA contains:
- a CDS encoding MFS transporter — MPLLATTPTDRMPGPYPRRWWALLVLCLSLLIVVMANTALIVAAPDMTRDLGLDSSRLQWVIDGYTVPYAALMLVLGAVGDKYSRRGGLVAGLLVFAAGSVLGSQVHSANAVIAARAVMGVGAAVIMPATLSLLVATFPRSERARAVTAWTATSGLAIAVGPLVAGWLLRDHAWGATFLINVPVALAAVVAALFLVPPSRAAGRGRLDLVGGLLSIVTVGCLVYAIIESPHFGWGTGPVTAAVVAGAGLVAFLLWEVRHPRPIVNVRLFRDRAFSGSMLAVLLFFLGTFGAIYYATQHLQFVLGYAPLATGVRLLPLAGAVFAGAALTGVLTPRLGTKVTVSAGMAIGTAGVLLLTRIGDGSTYTDFLAPFLLLGFAIGLSVSPCTDTIMGLFPESELGVGGGLNDTALELGGSLGIAILGSLLATTYRDKLTSAVGRQLPPEALHTARDSVGGALAVAEKVAASPAGGPAQARQLVAAAHHSFAQAVAHTSLIGGIVMAVGTVAVALILPRRLKA, encoded by the coding sequence ATGCCTCTCCTCGCCACCACCCCCACCGATCGCATGCCGGGGCCCTACCCACGGCGCTGGTGGGCCCTGTTGGTGCTCTGCCTCAGCCTGCTGATCGTCGTGATGGCCAACACCGCGCTCATCGTCGCCGCCCCGGACATGACCCGGGACCTGGGGCTCGACAGCAGCCGGCTGCAATGGGTGATCGACGGATACACCGTCCCCTACGCCGCGTTGATGCTGGTCCTGGGCGCGGTGGGCGACAAGTACAGCCGGCGCGGCGGGCTCGTGGCCGGGCTGCTGGTCTTCGCCGCCGGTTCGGTGCTCGGCAGCCAGGTGCACAGCGCGAACGCGGTGATCGCGGCCCGCGCCGTGATGGGCGTGGGCGCGGCCGTCATCATGCCGGCCACCCTCTCGCTGCTGGTGGCGACGTTCCCGCGGAGCGAACGGGCCCGGGCCGTCACCGCCTGGACGGCCACCTCCGGACTGGCCATAGCCGTCGGCCCGTTGGTGGCCGGCTGGCTGCTGCGCGACCACGCCTGGGGCGCCACCTTCCTGATCAACGTGCCCGTCGCGCTGGCCGCCGTGGTCGCCGCGCTCTTCCTCGTACCGCCGTCCCGGGCGGCCGGGCGGGGCCGGCTCGACCTGGTCGGCGGTCTGCTGTCGATCGTCACCGTGGGCTGCCTGGTGTACGCGATCATCGAGAGCCCGCACTTCGGCTGGGGTACCGGGCCGGTCACCGCGGCCGTGGTCGCCGGGGCGGGGCTGGTGGCGTTCCTGCTGTGGGAGGTGCGCCACCCCAGGCCCATCGTGAACGTCCGCCTCTTCCGCGACCGCGCGTTCAGCGGCTCGATGCTCGCGGTGCTGCTGTTCTTCCTCGGCACCTTCGGCGCGATCTACTACGCCACCCAGCACCTCCAGTTCGTGCTGGGGTACGCGCCGTTGGCCACCGGGGTGCGGCTGCTGCCGCTGGCCGGCGCGGTCTTCGCCGGCGCCGCGCTGACCGGCGTGCTCACCCCGCGGCTGGGCACCAAGGTGACGGTGAGCGCCGGGATGGCCATCGGCACCGCGGGCGTGCTGCTGCTCACCCGGATCGGCGACGGCTCCACCTACACCGACTTCCTCGCCCCGTTCCTGCTGCTCGGCTTCGCCATCGGGCTGAGCGTATCGCCGTGCACCGACACCATCATGGGGCTCTTCCCGGAGAGCGAACTCGGCGTCGGCGGCGGCCTCAACGACACCGCGCTCGAACTCGGCGGTTCCCTCGGCATCGCCATCCTCGGCTCGCTGCTCGCCACCACCTACCGCGACAAGCTGACCTCCGCGGTCGGCCGCCAACTGCCGCCCGAGGCCCTGCACACCGCCCGTGACTCGGTCGGCGGCGCCCTCGCCGTCGCCGAGAAGGTGGCCGCCTCCCCGGCCGGCGGCCCGGCCCAGGCCCGTCAACTCGTCGCCGCCGCCCACCACTCCTTCGCCCAGGCCGTCGCCCACACCAGCCTGATCGGCGGCATCGTCATGGCCGTGGGCACCGTCGCCGTGGCGCTGATCCTCCCCCGCCGGCTGAAGGCATGA
- a CDS encoding isocitrate lyase/PEP mutase family protein, with amino-acid sequence MLPNAWDVASAAMPADAGFAAIGTTSLGVAATAGIPDAAGLARAETPAVAARVVRLGPPVTVDVEGGFSEDPGEVADLVVRLAKLGVAGVDVEDGRPGGVLASRSHQCAVIAAIRSRAPGVFVNARTDAHWLGGRPDPAAALDRIRAYADAGADGAFVPGPADDAGIAEVAAATPLPVNVLFDPARHTVDRLAGSAPAPHCCGRRWARRSARRRRSGAGSRCGEPVRGAGADGRYAGVPRGPGDAHRVPPQQDLAISCQLCCPELYKEVSPCSSTPWADSAGKE; translated from the coding sequence GTGCTTCCCAACGCCTGGGACGTCGCCTCGGCCGCGATGCCGGCGGACGCCGGATTCGCCGCGATCGGGACGACGAGCCTGGGGGTGGCCGCCACGGCCGGAATCCCGGACGCCGCCGGGCTCGCCCGCGCCGAGACGCCGGCCGTGGCCGCCCGGGTGGTGCGTCTCGGACCGCCGGTCACCGTGGACGTCGAGGGCGGTTTCAGCGAGGACCCGGGTGAGGTGGCCGACCTGGTGGTCCGGCTCGCCAAGCTGGGCGTCGCCGGGGTCGACGTGGAGGACGGGCGCCCCGGCGGCGTCCTCGCGTCCCGTTCGCACCAGTGCGCCGTGATCGCCGCGATCCGCTCCCGTGCCCCCGGCGTCTTCGTCAACGCCCGCACCGACGCGCACTGGCTGGGCGGGCGGCCCGACCCCGCCGCCGCGCTCGACCGGATCCGTGCCTACGCCGACGCCGGGGCCGACGGGGCCTTCGTACCGGGGCCGGCCGACGACGCCGGGATCGCCGAGGTGGCCGCGGCGACGCCGCTGCCGGTGAACGTCCTGTTCGACCCGGCCCGGCACACCGTCGACCGGCTGGCCGGATCCGCACCGGCTCCCCACTGTTGCGGCCGGCGCTGGGCGCGGCGGTCGGCGCGGCGTCGGCGATCCGGCGCGGGGAGCCGGTGCGGGGAGCCGGTGCGGGGAGCCGGTGCGGACGGCCGGTACGCCGGCGTACCCCGAGGTCCAGGCGATGCTCACCGCGTACCACCGCAACAAGATTTAGCGATCTCTTGTCAACTTTGCTGCCCGGAGTTATATAAGGAGGTGTCGCCATGCTCATCGACACCTTGGGCAGACAGCGCGGGAAAGGAGTGA
- a CDS encoding Hsp20/alpha crystallin family protein has product MMLMRTDPFRELDRLTQQVLGTAARPVAMPMDAFRDGDTFVVELDLPGVDPETIELDVERNVLNVKAERRSNAGRDSEVLIAERPTGTFSRQLFLGETLDTERIDASYDAGVLRLRIPVAEHAKPRRIAITGGGSPKQISG; this is encoded by the coding sequence ATGATGCTCATGCGCACCGATCCGTTCCGTGAGCTGGACCGGCTCACCCAGCAGGTGCTGGGCACCGCGGCGCGTCCGGTGGCCATGCCGATGGACGCCTTCCGGGACGGCGACACCTTCGTCGTGGAGCTGGACCTGCCCGGCGTGGACCCGGAGACGATTGAGCTGGACGTCGAGCGCAACGTGCTCAACGTGAAGGCCGAACGCCGCTCCAACGCCGGCCGGGACAGCGAGGTCCTGATCGCCGAACGGCCCACCGGCACCTTCAGCCGTCAGCTCTTCCTCGGCGAGACGCTCGACACCGAGCGCATCGACGCCTCCTACGACGCCGGTGTGCTGCGGCTGCGCATCCCGGTGGCCGAGCACGCCAAGCCGCGCCGGATCGCCATCACCGGCGGTGGCTCGCCGAAGCAGATCAGCGGCTGA
- a CDS encoding CobW family GTP-binding protein: MGSDLDPARADRGPLPVAIVGGLCADARRAVVGDVLRSVPGTVVLHHDLSAATRGTVRRTVRDASGPVGGGYAPLVNDCACCALREDLVPELVRLAGTGAYRLAVVELWDSVEPQAMAAVVAAEPEALRLTGVATALDPALTVPYLADGDDLAEAGLAAAPSDQRTVADTFARQIEYPTVLALAEGDERADPADHALLAQLAPAARKLRVGEGTVGPALLAGFDPDAAAARQHPSCALLPQEADEDGVATLVWRRDRPCHPGRLHAALEDLACAAVRSRGRFWLADRPDTLLAWDAAGGALSVESAGPWLAALPSAAWEMVPAERRIAAALDWHPDHGDRCQHLTFTSPGLNREELVRLLDPCLLTDAEYAAGRDAWLRLPHDFDDFLDPVG; encoded by the coding sequence ATGGGGTCCGATCTCGATCCCGCGCGGGCGGACCGGGGCCCGCTGCCGGTGGCGATCGTCGGCGGACTGTGCGCCGACGCCCGCCGCGCCGTCGTCGGCGACGTGCTGCGTTCGGTGCCCGGCACCGTCGTCCTCCACCACGACCTGTCGGCCGCGACGCGCGGTACGGTGCGCCGCACCGTGCGGGACGCCTCCGGGCCGGTCGGCGGCGGATACGCCCCGCTGGTCAACGACTGCGCGTGCTGCGCGCTGCGCGAGGACCTGGTGCCCGAACTGGTGCGGCTGGCCGGTACGGGCGCCTACCGGCTGGCCGTCGTCGAGCTGTGGGACTCGGTGGAGCCGCAGGCCATGGCGGCGGTCGTCGCGGCCGAGCCGGAGGCGCTGCGGCTGACCGGGGTGGCCACCGCGCTCGACCCCGCCCTCACCGTGCCCTACCTCGCCGACGGCGACGACCTGGCCGAGGCGGGGCTCGCCGCCGCCCCCTCCGACCAGCGCACGGTCGCCGACACCTTCGCCCGGCAGATCGAGTACCCCACGGTGCTCGCGCTGGCCGAGGGCGACGAACGCGCCGACCCGGCCGACCACGCGCTGCTCGCCCAACTCGCGCCCGCCGCACGCAAGTTGCGGGTCGGCGAGGGCACCGTCGGCCCGGCCCTGCTGGCCGGGTTCGACCCCGACGCGGCGGCGGCCCGGCAGCACCCGTCCTGCGCGCTGCTGCCGCAGGAGGCCGACGAGGACGGCGTGGCCACCCTCGTCTGGAGACGCGACCGCCCGTGCCATCCGGGTCGGCTGCACGCCGCCCTGGAGGACCTGGCCTGCGCCGCCGTCCGCAGCCGTGGCCGCTTCTGGCTGGCCGACCGCCCCGACACCCTGCTCGCCTGGGACGCGGCGGGCGGCGCGCTGTCGGTGGAGTCGGCCGGGCCGTGGCTGGCGGCGCTGCCGTCCGCCGCCTGGGAGATGGTGCCGGCCGAGCGTCGGATCGCCGCCGCCCTCGACTGGCACCCCGACCACGGCGACCGCTGCCAGCACCTGACGTTCACCTCACCGGGGCTGAACCGCGAGGAACTGGTGCGGCTGCTCGACCCGTGTCTGCTCACCGACGCCGAGTACGCCGCCGGACGCGACGCCTGGCTGCGGCTGCCGCACGACTTCGACGACTTCCTCGATCCGGTCGGCTGA
- a CDS encoding bL33 family ribosomal protein codes for MARDELRPIIRSTAGTGDHTRVTRNNRRDEPDRLVPRAYAPVAGGHVDSGKER; via the coding sequence ATGGCTCGCGACGAACTGCGCCCGATCATCAGGTCCACTGCCGGAACCGGCGACCACACCCGCGTCACACGGAACAACCGCCGCGACGAACCCGACCGGCTCGTGCCGCGCGCGTACGCCCCGGTGGCCGGCGGCCACGTCGACTCCGGGAAGGAGCGCTGA
- the rpmB gene encoding 50S ribosomal protein L28: MSAHCQLTGRRPGFGNRVSHSHQRSKRRFDPNVQRRRYWLPSERRYVRLTLSTKGVKTVDAIGVEAAVARVRARGERI; the protein is encoded by the coding sequence GTGTCGGCCCACTGCCAACTCACCGGCCGCCGGCCCGGTTTCGGCAACCGCGTGTCCCACTCCCACCAGCGTTCCAAGCGCCGCTTCGACCCCAACGTCCAGCGCCGGCGCTACTGGCTGCCGAGCGAGCGCCGCTACGTGCGGCTCACCTTGAGCACCAAGGGCGTGAAGACGGTCGACGCGATCGGCGTCGAGGCCGCGGTCGCCCGCGTCCGGGCCCGTGGGGAGCGGATCTGA
- the rpsN gene encoding 30S ribosomal protein S14: MAKKSKIAKNERRRAVVARYAERRARLKAVIADPRASAGEREAAARELRRQPRDAGAIRVRNRDAVDGRPRGHLRAFGISRVRLRAMAHAGELPGVRKASW; the protein is encoded by the coding sequence ATGGCGAAGAAGAGCAAGATCGCCAAGAACGAGCGCCGCCGCGCGGTCGTCGCCCGGTACGCCGAACGCCGCGCCCGCCTCAAGGCGGTGATCGCCGATCCGCGCGCCTCGGCCGGGGAACGGGAGGCCGCCGCGCGGGAACTGCGCCGTCAGCCCCGGGACGCCGGCGCCATCCGGGTGCGCAACCGGGACGCCGTGGACGGCCGCCCGCGCGGTCATCTGCGTGCCTTCGGCATCTCGCGCGTCCGGCTGCGCGCCATGGCCCACGCGGGCGAACTCCCCGGGGTGCGCAAGGCCAGTTGGTGA
- a CDS encoding flavin monoamine oxidase family protein encodes MTTPVHSDVVVVGAGISGLVAARRIAEAGYRVRVVEARDRVGGRTLNADLGDGQVAEVGGQFTGPGQDAIQRVAAELGVTTYATHDTGTHLLDLGGRIRPWSVSEPWIGPAASLSFLAAQRRLNRMAATVPPHEPWRAPRAREWDAETLGGWMRRHVPVPRARVLLAMAVRAVWAFEPEDVSLLHVLACVNAGDGLQRLMRTRDGAQQDRFTGGSQRISELLADGLPEPPLLRHPVRRVVQDGTGVTVHTGPGTLLRADRVVVAVPPQLAARIAFEPRMPPGREQLLARSPQGTALKYLAVYDEPFWRAAGFSGQVASDRAPVASAFDNTPPAGRPGVLLGFAVGGPARRLLELPPPVRQERVLASFARWFGERARTPRQVIVGSWSEEEWTRGCYAGYLTPGAWTAHGHLLREPHGRVHWAGSETATRWIGFMDGAVTAGERAAAEVLTATAARPAPVGARDGRSG; translated from the coding sequence GTGACGACACCGGTGCACAGCGACGTCGTGGTGGTCGGGGCCGGGATCTCCGGGCTGGTCGCCGCCCGGCGGATCGCCGAGGCGGGTTACCGGGTACGGGTGGTCGAGGCCCGCGACCGGGTGGGCGGACGCACCCTCAACGCGGACCTCGGCGACGGCCAGGTGGCCGAGGTCGGCGGCCAGTTCACCGGCCCCGGCCAGGACGCGATCCAGCGGGTGGCCGCCGAGCTGGGGGTCACCACCTACGCCACCCACGACACCGGGACCCATCTGCTCGACCTCGGTGGCCGGATCCGGCCCTGGAGCGTCTCCGAACCGTGGATCGGCCCCGCCGCCTCGCTCTCCTTCCTGGCCGCGCAGCGCCGGCTGAACCGGATGGCCGCCACCGTGCCGCCGCACGAGCCGTGGCGCGCGCCCCGGGCCCGGGAGTGGGACGCCGAGACGCTCGGCGGCTGGATGCGCCGCCACGTCCCCGTACCCCGGGCCAGGGTGCTGCTGGCCATGGCGGTGCGCGCGGTGTGGGCCTTCGAGCCGGAGGACGTCTCCCTGCTGCACGTGCTCGCCTGCGTCAACGCCGGCGACGGCCTGCAACGGCTGATGCGCACCCGGGACGGCGCCCAGCAGGACCGGTTCACCGGCGGCTCGCAACGCATCAGCGAGCTGCTGGCCGACGGGCTGCCGGAGCCGCCGCTGCTGCGCCACCCGGTGCGCCGCGTCGTCCAGGACGGGACCGGGGTCACCGTGCACACCGGTCCCGGCACGCTGCTGCGCGCCGACCGCGTGGTGGTGGCGGTGCCGCCGCAGCTCGCCGCCCGGATCGCCTTCGAGCCGCGGATGCCGCCCGGCCGCGAGCAGTTGCTGGCCCGCAGCCCGCAGGGGACCGCGCTGAAGTATCTCGCCGTCTACGACGAGCCGTTCTGGCGTGCCGCGGGCTTCTCCGGCCAGGTCGCCTCCGATCGCGCCCCGGTGGCCTCGGCCTTCGACAACACCCCGCCGGCCGGCCGCCCCGGGGTGCTGCTCGGCTTCGCGGTCGGCGGCCCGGCCCGGCGTCTGCTGGAGTTGCCGCCGCCGGTACGCCAGGAGCGGGTGCTGGCCTCGTTCGCCCGCTGGTTCGGCGAGCGCGCCCGTACCCCGCGCCAGGTGATCGTCGGATCGTGGAGCGAGGAGGAGTGGACCCGGGGCTGCTACGCCGGCTACCTCACCCCCGGCGCCTGGACCGCCCACGGGCATCTGCTGCGCGAACCCCACGGCCGGGTGCACTGGGCGGGCAGCGAGACGGCCACCCGGTGGATCGGCTTCATGGACGGTGCCGTCACCGCGGGCGAGCGGGCCGCCGCCGAGGTGCTCACGGCGACGGCCGCCCGGCCCGCCCCGGTCGGCGCGCGGGACGGCCGCTCCGGCTGA
- a CDS encoding TetR/AcrR family transcriptional regulator has translation MATTQRARMDPRKRRTMDALLRAAEEVFSERPVDEVTVEEIAGRAGVAVGSIYNHFGSKTGLHAAVVARALAADQDYMDGAYLPERSPVAQIRAAADAYLRFYLDHPDFFRLLAFPQSPGRYPAGRELSSRLVRTVTEQNERLVAALRAAVDRGEVRPVDAEEVATVLWATWNGIISLAWRPDRLRHSEDDLRRLLATATDVIAHGLLTEAAEGSDAPGG, from the coding sequence ATGGCTACCACCCAGCGGGCCCGGATGGACCCGCGCAAGCGGCGCACCATGGACGCCCTGCTGCGCGCGGCCGAGGAGGTCTTCAGCGAGCGCCCCGTCGACGAGGTCACCGTGGAGGAGATCGCCGGGCGGGCGGGGGTCGCGGTCGGCTCGATCTACAACCACTTCGGGTCGAAGACCGGGCTGCACGCGGCCGTCGTGGCGCGCGCCCTCGCCGCCGACCAGGACTACATGGACGGCGCCTATCTGCCCGAGCGTTCCCCGGTGGCGCAGATCCGCGCCGCGGCCGACGCCTACCTGCGGTTCTACCTGGACCATCCGGACTTCTTCCGGCTGCTGGCCTTCCCGCAGTCGCCGGGGCGGTACCCGGCCGGACGGGAGCTGTCGTCGCGGCTGGTGCGTACCGTCACCGAGCAGAACGAACGGCTGGTGGCGGCGTTGCGGGCGGCCGTCGACCGGGGCGAGGTGCGTCCGGTGGACGCCGAGGAGGTGGCCACCGTGCTGTGGGCCACCTGGAACGGCATCATCAGCCTCGCCTGGCGCCCGGACCGGCTGCGGCACAGCGAGGACGACCTGCGCCGGCTGCTGGCCACCGCGACGGACGTGATCGCGCACGGGCTGCTCACCGAGGCCGCCGAGGGGTCCGACGCGCCAGGCGGGTGA
- a CDS encoding alpha/beta fold hydrolase — MPTESAPPRDRQPGSGVRGRLVPGAPAAREPARRDPRLGEPREVRLPSGTLRYHERGTGPVLVFVHGYLVNADIWRKLVPLLASDFRCLTPDWPLGSHDVPMDPGADLSPPGMARLIADFLAALDLRDATLVGNDSGGAYSQIAAAEHPGRVGRLVLACCETPQCTWPPTPGGFPLLKATAVHPLPYWALYQVLRVRRTWRWRNTYGWLAKYPIDGVTMRSYLDPVLTRPEIRFDGRKAIGSVSARYVRQAAVRLARDFDKPVLLAWAAEDHVFPLSHARGYAETLGAPLHTIEDSYTYLSEDQPERLAQVLRAWLDSPDAKPS, encoded by the coding sequence ATGCCGACGGAAAGTGCCCCTCCCCGGGACCGGCAGCCCGGCAGCGGTGTCCGCGGCCGGCTGGTGCCCGGCGCCCCGGCCGCCCGCGAACCGGCCCGGCGTGATCCCCGGCTCGGCGAACCGCGTGAGGTGCGGCTGCCCTCCGGCACCCTGCGCTACCACGAGCGCGGCACCGGGCCGGTGCTGGTCTTCGTCCACGGCTACCTGGTCAACGCCGACATCTGGCGCAAGCTGGTGCCGCTGCTCGCCTCCGACTTCCGCTGTCTGACGCCGGACTGGCCGCTGGGTTCGCACGACGTCCCGATGGATCCCGGGGCCGATCTGTCGCCGCCGGGGATGGCCCGGCTCATCGCCGACTTCCTGGCCGCGCTCGACCTGCGGGACGCCACGCTGGTGGGCAACGACTCCGGCGGCGCCTACAGCCAGATCGCCGCCGCCGAACACCCCGGGCGCGTCGGCCGGCTGGTGCTCGCCTGCTGCGAGACGCCGCAGTGCACCTGGCCGCCGACGCCCGGCGGATTCCCGCTGCTCAAGGCCACCGCGGTGCACCCGCTGCCGTACTGGGCGCTCTACCAGGTGCTGCGGGTCCGGCGTACCTGGCGCTGGCGCAACACCTATGGCTGGCTCGCCAAGTATCCGATCGACGGCGTCACGATGCGCAGCTACCTGGACCCGGTGCTGACCCGGCCGGAGATCCGGTTCGACGGGCGCAAGGCGATCGGCAGCGTCTCGGCGCGTTACGTCCGGCAGGCCGCCGTCCGGCTCGCCCGTGACTTCGACAAGCCGGTGCTGCTGGCGTGGGCGGCGGAGGACCATGTCTTCCCGCTGTCCCACGCCCGCGGCTACGCCGAGACGCTCGGGGCCCCGCTGCACACCATCGAGGACAGCTACACCTATCTGTCCGAGGACCAGCCCGAGCGCCTCGCCCAGGTGCTGCGCGCCTGGCTCGACTCGCCCGACGCCAAGCCAAGTTGA
- a CDS encoding esterase/lipase family protein, translating to MRSLVSAVCVAAATALTCATVPSAAAQPAAPEPSAGHRATPDARRALLPPTGPVTSGPGITTFPLAVVASVPHPDAPPPGADDWHCRPTPRHPRPVILIHGTYENAFDNWNYLSPVLKRHGYCVFTPNLGAPPGEIFKATRHIPFSARQLARYVERVRAATGARQVDLVGHSQGGGALPRWYINWEGGADPRNPARNKVRRLIALSPGNHGTTFLGPGLLVKELGVMRATRPITGRAIEEVTQGDRFNYELDRLGDTRPGVEYTNIVTRLDEVVTPYDHQYLKAGPGAKVNNFTIQDICPADLAEHGAISYDPVAFQLILNALDPATAHRPDCELVLPLLGAPVDIPVR from the coding sequence GTGCGTTCGCTCGTCTCGGCGGTCTGCGTCGCCGCGGCGACCGCGCTGACCTGCGCCACGGTGCCGTCCGCCGCCGCCCAGCCGGCCGCGCCGGAACCGTCGGCCGGTCACCGGGCCACGCCGGACGCGCGCCGCGCGCTGTTGCCGCCCACCGGCCCGGTCACCTCAGGCCCGGGGATCACCACCTTCCCGCTGGCCGTTGTCGCCTCCGTCCCGCACCCCGACGCCCCGCCGCCCGGCGCCGACGACTGGCACTGCCGCCCCACCCCGCGCCACCCGCGCCCGGTGATCCTCATCCACGGCACCTACGAGAACGCCTTCGACAACTGGAACTACCTCTCGCCCGTCCTCAAGCGGCACGGCTACTGCGTCTTCACCCCCAACCTCGGCGCCCCGCCCGGAGAGATCTTCAAGGCCACCCGCCACATCCCGTTCTCCGCACGCCAGTTGGCCCGGTACGTCGAACGGGTCCGGGCCGCCACCGGGGCCCGCCAGGTCGACCTGGTCGGCCACTCGCAGGGCGGCGGCGCGCTGCCGCGCTGGTACATCAACTGGGAGGGCGGCGCCGACCCCCGAAACCCGGCCCGCAACAAGGTCCGCCGGCTCATCGCCCTCTCGCCCGGCAACCACGGCACCACGTTCCTCGGCCCCGGGCTGCTGGTGAAGGAACTCGGCGTCATGCGCGCCACCCGCCCGATCACCGGCCGGGCCATCGAGGAGGTCACCCAGGGCGACCGCTTCAACTACGAACTCGACCGGCTCGGCGACACCCGGCCCGGCGTGGAGTACACCAACATCGTCACCCGGCTCGACGAGGTGGTCACCCCCTACGACCACCAGTACCTCAAGGCCGGACCGGGCGCGAAGGTGAACAACTTCACCATCCAGGACATCTGCCCCGCCGACCTCGCCGAGCACGGCGCCATCTCCTACGACCCGGTCGCCTTCCAGCTCATCCTCAACGCCCTGGACCCGGCCACCGCGCACCGGCCCGACTGCGAGCTGGTGCTGCCGCTGCTCGGCGCGCCGGTCGACATCCCGGTGCGCTGA
- a CDS encoding S1 family peptidase has translation MRDTIRRRRWVRAVLPAAALSAALPFVVSPTATASVPAASHGAADTRSADARQIHALQNQEVLDRIAGQITEGLPEAERARIPGFSELQVDPDANKLRLYWKGALPQRVRALLAHLPHGVTVEVHQARYSKAELHAARQKLLPDGKPQPLRLAAVSAPLRITSIGLAPDGSGLQIGYDHAPGSGMQDFAAPLTESARPDRPNAVKALTDVLTGVHTIPVRQPISIDLAGSRPHDKSPWTGGAALNIPGGGICSAGFSVKDRKGSYLLAAAYHCGSGSKSQWRTWWGNQLIGTTDRTQMSATDDVLAIRPASKRTRGYLYDGPASRTDGYAKPIVGYGHNNVGDYVCTDGANGGVHCGVRIAQTDIGVTGPNGVYRPDVDLAYATSSTPGGVAAVNGDSGGPVFASVRNHTADEARGMITALARTVSCPAQYNKKTVLDGTRRTPWCLAGVYYVPISKTLNDMHWTLVTK, from the coding sequence ATGCGGGACACCATCAGACGCCGCAGGTGGGTACGGGCGGTACTGCCCGCCGCGGCGCTCAGCGCCGCGCTGCCGTTCGTCGTGTCGCCCACGGCGACGGCATCGGTTCCGGCCGCCTCACACGGGGCGGCCGACACCCGCTCCGCCGACGCCCGGCAGATACACGCGTTGCAGAACCAGGAAGTGCTCGACCGGATCGCCGGTCAGATCACCGAGGGCCTCCCGGAGGCCGAACGGGCCCGGATCCCCGGGTTCTCCGAACTCCAGGTGGACCCCGACGCCAACAAGCTGCGGCTGTACTGGAAGGGCGCCCTGCCTCAGCGGGTCCGCGCCCTCCTCGCCCACCTGCCGCACGGGGTCACCGTCGAGGTGCACCAGGCCCGTTACTCCAAGGCCGAACTCCACGCGGCCCGGCAGAAGTTGCTGCCGGACGGCAAGCCGCAGCCGCTGCGGCTCGCCGCGGTCTCCGCGCCACTGCGCATCACCAGCATCGGGCTCGCCCCCGACGGCAGCGGTCTGCAGATCGGCTACGACCATGCGCCCGGCTCGGGGATGCAGGACTTCGCGGCCCCGCTCACCGAGTCGGCCCGGCCGGACCGTCCGAACGCCGTCAAGGCGCTCACCGACGTGCTCACCGGGGTGCACACCATCCCGGTCCGCCAGCCGATCAGCATCGACCTGGCCGGCTCCCGGCCGCACGACAAGTCGCCGTGGACCGGCGGCGCCGCGCTCAACATCCCCGGTGGCGGCATTTGCTCGGCCGGGTTCAGCGTCAAGGACCGCAAGGGGTCCTACCTGCTCGCCGCCGCCTACCACTGCGGCAGCGGCAGCAAGTCGCAGTGGCGGACCTGGTGGGGCAACCAGCTCATCGGCACCACCGACCGGACGCAGATGAGCGCCACCGACGACGTGCTCGCCATCCGGCCGGCGTCCAAGCGCACCCGCGGCTACCTGTACGACGGCCCGGCCAGCCGCACCGACGGCTACGCCAAGCCGATCGTCGGCTACGGCCACAACAACGTCGGTGACTACGTGTGCACCGACGGCGCCAACGGCGGCGTCCACTGCGGCGTGCGGATCGCCCAGACCGACATCGGGGTCACCGGCCCCAACGGGGTCTACCGCCCCGACGTCGACCTGGCGTACGCCACCTCCTCGACCCCCGGCGGGGTGGCGGCGGTCAACGGCGACAGCGGCGGGCCGGTCTTCGCCAGCGTCCGCAACCACACCGCGGACGAGGCCCGCGGCATGATCACCGCGCTGGCCCGGACGGTCTCCTGCCCGGCCCAGTACAACAAGAAG